A single genomic interval of Streptococcus suis harbors:
- the mecA gene encoding adaptor protein MecA, whose protein sequence is MKVKQISDSTLKITIKLDDLEERGMELSDFLIPQEKTEEFFYTVLDELDLPMTFRESGMLSFRVTPKPDRVDIFVTKSDLDQSLNFDEFTDFSELGDVASMTPEEFFKSLEQTVREKSTPDATAVRHLEEVEQEEEADEEEQERYIYYILEFPTIEDLFTFVGTVDYPVEESELYKMDGHYYLTVLINVENRSKQYPGYILSRMLEFTNDTKLTRPALQEHGTLMLPLAAIEELRKVPTV, encoded by the coding sequence ATGAAAGTAAAGCAAATTAGTGATTCAACCTTGAAAATCACTATAAAATTAGATGATTTGGAAGAGAGAGGAATGGAACTTTCGGACTTTCTCATTCCGCAAGAAAAGACAGAGGAGTTCTTCTATACTGTTTTGGATGAATTGGATTTACCAATGACTTTCCGAGAAAGTGGTATGCTGAGTTTTCGTGTGACTCCGAAGCCAGATCGGGTAGACATCTTTGTTACCAAATCTGATTTGGATCAGAGCTTGAATTTCGATGAATTTACAGATTTTTCGGAACTTGGTGATGTTGCAAGTATGACTCCAGAGGAGTTTTTCAAGAGTTTGGAGCAAACCGTTCGTGAGAAAAGCACACCGGATGCAACAGCCGTTCGTCATTTGGAAGAGGTAGAGCAAGAGGAAGAAGCAGATGAAGAGGAGCAGGAGCGCTATATTTACTACATTTTGGAATTTCCAACGATAGAGGATCTGTTTACTTTTGTTGGTACGGTTGATTATCCAGTAGAAGAATCGGAATTATATAAAATGGATGGTCACTACTACTTGACCGTTCTTATCAATGTAGAAAATCGTTCCAAGCAGTATCCAGGCTACATTCTCTCACGAATGTTGGAATTTACCAATGATACTAAGTTGACCAGACCTGCTTTACAAGAACACGGAACTTTGATGCTTCCGCTTGCGGCAATCGAGGAGCTTAGGAAGGTTCCGACAGTATGA
- a CDS encoding undecaprenyl-diphosphate phosphatase yields the protein MMILELLKAIFLGIIEGVTEWLPVSSTGHLILVQEFVKLNQSKNFLEMFNIVIQLGAILAVMTIYFKKLNPFQPGKTKRDIQLTWQLWAKVVIACIPSILIAVPLDNWFEAHFNFMVPIAIALIVYGIAFIWIENRNSGVEPQVTDLAKMSYKTALLIGCFQVLSIVPGTSRSGATILGAIILGTSRSVAADFTFFLGIPTMFGYSGLKAVKYFLDGNSLNMEQVWILLVASVTAYLVSLVVIRFLTDFVKKHDFTVFGYYRIILGAILLVYAFITFLF from the coding sequence ATTATGATTTTGGAATTGTTGAAAGCCATTTTTTTAGGAATCATTGAAGGGGTAACGGAATGGTTGCCAGTTTCTTCAACGGGGCATTTAATTTTGGTTCAAGAGTTCGTGAAATTAAACCAAAGCAAGAACTTCCTAGAAATGTTTAATATTGTCATTCAGCTAGGAGCAATTCTAGCAGTTATGACCATTTACTTTAAAAAATTGAATCCATTTCAGCCTGGAAAAACCAAGCGTGATATTCAATTGACTTGGCAATTATGGGCCAAGGTTGTCATTGCCTGTATTCCGTCCATCCTAATTGCAGTCCCGTTGGATAATTGGTTTGAAGCGCACTTCAATTTTATGGTACCGATTGCGATTGCTTTGATTGTCTACGGTATTGCCTTTATTTGGATTGAGAACCGTAACAGTGGTGTAGAGCCACAGGTGACGGACTTAGCGAAAATGTCTTATAAAACCGCCTTGTTGATTGGGTGTTTCCAGGTCTTAAGCATCGTTCCGGGGACTAGTCGATCAGGTGCGACCATTCTGGGAGCGATTATTTTGGGGACCAGCCGATCTGTGGCGGCAGATTTTACCTTCTTTCTTGGGATTCCAACCATGTTTGGTTATAGTGGCTTGAAGGCTGTTAAATATTTCTTAGATGGCAATAGCCTGAATATGGAGCAGGTATGGATCTTGCTAGTCGCTAGTGTGACGGCTTACTTGGTATCCTTAGTTGTTATTCGTTTCTTGACAGACTTTGTTAAAAAACATGATTTCACGGTTTTTGGTTACTACCGCATCATTTTAGGGGCGATTTTATTGGTTTATGCCTTTATCACATTTTTATTTTAA
- a CDS encoding ABC transporter substrate-binding protein/permease, which translates to MKRKLSIFLLTLIAVFSVTTGVRADEYLRVGMEAAYAPFNWTQEDDSNGAVPIEGTNQFANGYDVQVAKKIAASMDKELLVVKTKWEGLVPALTSGKIDMIIAGMSPTEERKKEIAFSDSYYTSIPTLVVRSDSQYANATSLADFAGAKITAQQGVYLYDLIEQIEGANKQTAMGDFSQIRQALESGIIDAYVSERPEGRTAEAANKAFKMVELADSFETNAEDVTIAVGMRKDDERIAQVNEVLATISEEGQIALMDDMIENQPVEEASEGETPSFFAQVWNIVVNNWQQLLRGTGMTLLISILGTIIGTAIGLLIGVFRTAPKAANKALAIGQKVLGWIINIYIEIFRGTPMIVQSMVIYYGTAQAFGLNLDRTLAAIFIVSINTGAYMSEIVRGGIFAVDKGQFEAATALGFTHNQTMRKIVLPQVIRNILPATGNEFVINIKDTSVLNVISVVELYFSGNTVATQTYQYFQTFTVIAIIYFILTFTVTRILRAVEKHFDTDTYTTGANQMQVEVPHD; encoded by the coding sequence ATGAAACGTAAACTCAGTATATTTCTGCTGACCCTAATCGCTGTTTTTTCTGTAACAACAGGGGTTCGGGCAGACGAATACCTGCGGGTCGGTATGGAAGCTGCCTATGCACCATTTAACTGGACCCAAGAAGATGATAGCAACGGTGCCGTTCCTATTGAGGGAACCAATCAATTTGCCAACGGATATGATGTTCAGGTTGCAAAAAAAATCGCTGCTTCCATGGACAAAGAACTCTTGGTTGTTAAAACCAAGTGGGAAGGCTTAGTCCCTGCTCTTACATCTGGTAAAATCGATATGATTATCGCCGGTATGAGCCCGACAGAAGAGCGCAAGAAAGAAATCGCCTTCTCAGATAGCTACTACACCTCAATTCCTACCCTGGTTGTTCGTTCTGATAGTCAGTACGCAAACGCAACCAGCTTGGCAGATTTTGCTGGCGCAAAAATCACTGCCCAGCAAGGGGTTTACCTCTATGATTTGATTGAGCAAATTGAAGGGGCTAACAAACAAACTGCCATGGGAGATTTCTCCCAAATCCGTCAAGCTTTAGAATCTGGCATTATAGACGCTTATGTTTCTGAACGTCCAGAAGGTCGTACAGCAGAAGCTGCAAATAAAGCTTTCAAAATGGTTGAATTGGCAGACAGTTTTGAAACCAATGCCGAAGACGTGACCATTGCTGTCGGTATGCGCAAAGATGACGAGCGTATCGCTCAGGTCAACGAAGTCTTAGCAACTATTTCAGAAGAAGGGCAAATCGCACTTATGGATGATATGATTGAAAACCAGCCTGTTGAAGAAGCCAGCGAGGGCGAAACACCTAGTTTCTTCGCCCAAGTTTGGAATATTGTTGTTAACAACTGGCAACAACTTCTGCGCGGAACTGGGATGACATTACTCATTTCCATCCTCGGTACAATTATCGGTACTGCTATCGGTCTCCTCATCGGTGTCTTCCGTACAGCTCCCAAAGCAGCAAACAAGGCACTTGCTATTGGTCAAAAAGTGCTCGGTTGGATTATCAATATCTACATCGAAATTTTCCGTGGTACGCCGATGATTGTACAATCCATGGTTATTTACTATGGTACCGCCCAAGCATTCGGACTCAATCTTGACCGCACACTTGCCGCTATCTTCATTGTATCCATCAATACAGGTGCCTACATGAGTGAGATTGTCCGCGGTGGTATCTTTGCCGTCGATAAGGGCCAATTTGAAGCTGCTACTGCTCTCGGATTTACCCATAATCAGACCATGCGTAAGATTGTCCTTCCACAGGTTATTCGTAACATCTTACCAGCGACTGGTAATGAATTTGTCATCAATATCAAAGATACTTCTGTATTGAACGTTATCTCAGTTGTTGAACTCTATTTCTCAGGAAATACTGTCGCAACCCAAACCTATCAATATTTCCAAACCTTTACGGTTATTGCTATTATCTACTTCATCCTAACCTTTACTGTGACACGTATCTTACGCGCAGTTGAAAAGCATTTTGATACAGATACATACACAACAGGTGCAAACCAAATGCAAGTCGAGGTGCCACATGACTAA
- a CDS encoding amino acid ABC transporter ATP-binding protein produces MTKNVILEIKNLKKSYGQNQVLKDISISVEKGEVISIIGSSGSGKSTFLRSINLLETPTEGQILYHGQDVLAKGYDLTTYREKLGMVFQSFNLFNNLNVLENAIVAQTTVLKRDRAEAEKIAKENLNKVGMTEQYWQAKPSQLSGGQKQRVAIARALSVDPEVILFDEPTSALDPEMVGEVLKTMQDLAKSGLTMLIVTHEMEFARDVSDRVIFMDKGVIAEEGNPQQIFENPQEERTREFLQRFLG; encoded by the coding sequence ATGACTAAAAATGTAATTCTTGAAATCAAAAATCTAAAGAAATCATACGGACAAAATCAAGTCCTCAAAGACATCTCTATTAGCGTTGAAAAGGGCGAGGTTATCTCAATCATCGGTTCATCTGGTTCGGGAAAATCAACCTTCCTCCGATCTATCAACCTTTTGGAAACACCAACAGAAGGACAGATTTTATACCACGGACAAGATGTTTTGGCTAAAGGATATGATTTGACGACTTACCGTGAAAAACTAGGTATGGTATTCCAATCCTTCAACCTTTTCAACAATCTAAATGTATTGGAAAATGCCATTGTAGCACAAACTACGGTACTGAAACGAGATCGAGCTGAGGCAGAGAAAATCGCCAAGGAAAACCTCAACAAGGTTGGCATGACCGAACAGTACTGGCAAGCCAAACCAAGTCAACTCTCTGGTGGACAGAAACAACGTGTGGCCATTGCACGCGCCCTATCTGTTGACCCAGAAGTTATCCTCTTTGATGAGCCGACTTCTGCTCTCGATCCAGAGATGGTTGGGGAAGTTCTCAAAACTATGCAAGATTTGGCAAAATCAGGATTGACGATGCTTATCGTAACTCACGAAATGGAATTTGCCCGCGATGTTTCAGACCGTGTCATCTTTATGGACAAGGGAGTCATCGCCGAAGAAGGCAATCCTCAACAAATCTTTGAAAATCCACAAGAAGAACGCACACGTGAATTCCTTCAGCGTTTTCTTGGATAA